DNA from Quercus lobata isolate SW786 chromosome 1, ValleyOak3.0 Primary Assembly, whole genome shotgun sequence:
CCCTTCACCCCCCGGcatccatctctctctcttccccagTCTCCTTGTCAGTCCCCTCAAACCCGTCTCTCTCCGCGCCGTTGTAATAAAAAAACGCCAGTAAGtttttctcacaatttttcGAGTTTCATGGAGGTAGTGTTTTctatttagtgtttttttttttttttttttttgggtattctTGGCTCTATTGTATAATTTTGGCTATGCttgtttgttaatttgttaGGAATTTAAGCGTTTAAGGTGTGGATTTCAGTGTTCTTggttatttatatttgttgatttgAATTTATTCATTGTTTTGTGGAAACTGGTATAGAACTCAGTAAATATTATATGCCAGGATTTGggaatcttttttttatattttatatggggttattaatttttgtaatccACAACTCTTTTGATTGATAGAAAATTATTAGTACACACTGAATTTAGATTATGGGGAAATTATTATCTCATAATATCAATTTGTTTGTTGATttgttgctttttattttttttgtgaaagcTTTATTGGGGTAGTTGTGTTGAAGGACATTTAAGGTTGATGACCTGAAAGTGGAAGCAATTGGACTTGTTTGGCATACGAATTTAGTGAGCTTTACTCAGTGATTTTGCTGAAGGAACTTACAGGGTATTATGATTGTCCGATCACATTAGAGGTTTTCTCCTCATGCTTTAAGTTTTACAGTCTGCtatgttttcatatttttaatttaacttGAATAACATTGTTTTCTTGGGTGCATTGATGTGCTTGAATTGTTAAAGCAAAAGTTAACACttatcattaatattttatataaaattaactcAATAGAGTTGAATCTTCCACATGAAGAGTAAAATTAACTCAACATTGTTTTCTTGGGCACTAATAgcaacttttttcctttttagttaCAGTAATTCCTACCTTGGCACAAAATTCCCTCCAAATCAGTTTAAAGGAATCTCCTCCAACACGTGGAGATTAAGTAGACTCCAAGAATAGCACAATTGAATGGAGATCTCGCGCTCTTGCCCTCATGAAGCGAAGGTCACTAAAAGTGGGGAGTAAGGGGACACTAGTACAATGCCCAAACTGTGATTTGATAACAAAAACACTTTCTTCAGGTTCTCTTTCCTACGCCTTGACACATTTTGTATATGTAAattgtgtgtatgtatgtatatatgttgtTTATATGTTTACGTGCTAATGTGCACACAAAGTGTTTGAGAAATTGACTATGCGCACACAGAATAAGACCTGAGTtgcaagagccttgtagctcaactggttGGCAATTCTAGTAtttccaactatcaaattattactGCTTATGTTTTTGCTACAAGTTGAATAATAGATTAATCTTTGCAGGTGATTGAGAACATTAATTTTGGAGGCTGGCGAAGAAGTTGCAATGGGCACTAAAGAGACGCTACACAAAATTGGCCTTCCACAAATTGTTAAGTTGGATATGGGATTGAAATTGGTAACTATTCCTTATTTTTGAAATCTTAATAATGAACAAGTGATGTTATTGATTACATAGTTGATTCATGGATTTGCTTCTTTAAATTGTGTTATGGTGAATATTCTAATGTGAGACTGATTCATGTTCCAAGTGACTACTGAAGGATAATGGCAATTTGTCTTGTAGAAATCTTAGAGAATAGGAATATCTTTCATTAGCTCATGCTAAATATTTGGAGAAATTTAAAGTAGTTATAGTAAACACTTAGGAAAGCGCAGAAACCACTACATGACAACTCAAATGATTATCTATGTATGTTTTTAATCACTATATCTATGTGAAAAATCCTCAATGGATTTATGTTTAGATCTCTTGGTGATTAACAATGCGGAGTAAGTAATTTAATAGTTAatcacacaaaataataatctaTAACCCAACAGTATATGTATATTATTCACAATATAATAACTCAGCAGATTATACATATATACCATAGATAAATATCAAAGGAATAAGAAATTGGTTACACACCAATAACCCAATTGGTCTTATGGTACGGTTTGAGGGTGAGGGGAAGGGTTCGGGTAGTAAAGTAGAGATTTCTAACCATTTCAAAATTCGAAATTGGTGACACATAGAATGGTCATGAAGTGGAAAACCAAAGGAAAACCTTTCCAGTGGAAAAATCACTACGTGGACAAGACTATTGCATTGAAATAAAGGGACAGTTCCATGGTCAGCGACTTATGAAACCTTTGCCTGGCCTAGACCATTGCAACTGTTGCAAACTCCCTGCTTGGCTTCCTACTGCAGTAGTCCCAGATCCTCCAGAATCCTTGTATAGTTGTCTTTTCTTAACCAAAACCTTTGTTAATCTAAGAAGATCTTGAAGGTTTTCCTTAGTGAGCCCCCACTGGATTTTATCTCTATGGTTTCAACCTCACTTGGCTCACAATGAGATTGAAATATAGGTGGGGTAAACAAATGAGTTCCATGATATTGGCTTAATTAATGAAGTGTAAAAGAATGCTCAAGATcaagaatacaataaaatgagGGAGAGGGGAATATATGTTGTTTGGCTCTcaaaagctctctctctcttacagatagaaaaactctctctctctctctttgatggaAAAATGAAATGGCTGAAATTCTAAAGATTTGGTTTTGTTCTCTATGTGCTTTCTCCAAATGGCAGCAGCCAACTTGAAGAATCTCTTCTAACCCCACTGCATGCATTAAATGAACTTCAAATTAGTCAATTTAGCTCACTTAAAACTAAAGGCTTCCAGTGGCTTCCTTTACACACTTTGTGGAATTCAAAAACTTAAGGGATTGCTCGAGCAGGCTTTAATGGCTTAAGCAAGGAGGCCTCAATTGCTTTTAAGCAGGCCAAAAGCAAGGTTTTAAGCAAAATTTCTAAATGAATAGTAGTTTAACTGGGATCTCAATGGACCGAGTTTCTATATGGATCTATTGAACTGTGGctctcgatcaatcgagaattTGTTGAAATATTGTTCTCAATCTATTGAACTATGGCTCTCTATTGATTGAGGAACTATAGATAATAAACAGATTTCACTTTGAGCTGCTTCGGACTTTAATTTATTGACCCAGGAATAGAAACACTTATTCTAAATACACTCACAAATATCAGCCAACTAAAAATTTAACACTATGTTATGGTCATGCTGACTTATTTAAACTTAATGGGTCATGTGATTAAAATAAATGTGGATGGTCATTTAATAAACACgtattcttttttggataagttttgGTCCCTAGGGGAAGTGGTAGGGAAGACTAGAATTAGTGACCTTCGCTTCATAAGGCAAAGTCTCTGGTCAATTGTGCTATCCTTGGAGTCTACTTAATCTCCATGTATTGGAGGAAATTCCTTCAAACCAATTTGTAGGGAATTTTGTGCCAAGGTAGGAATTACTACATTTCAAAGTCCTAAAATGATGGGCTTGTAGAACTCTTCTATGCTTTCTGCTTGATTAGGTGGTTTCTTATCAGAtctccatttatttatttattttaaacttgtgCTTTCTCCCAATTAGTTTTAAATTGGGTGACCAGAGGCTATAAAATGCACGAGACATGCTTACACAAAGTACAATCAAAGTAATTAGTATCGTTATCATCTTATATTTAGAGTTCTGCATGCATTGGGTATCAATAAAGGCATGAGGTTTATGTAGGCTAATACACTGCATACTCTTATCTAGAGATCCAAAGGTCATATGGAGTATTTGGGTTATCTTTCACATCCATAGAATAAACACATAAGTATGGACATAGTAGGGCGGGTAATTATGTACATAGGACAGGTCCTAAGTACAATACATTCTCCACTTTGCTGTTATTGTCAATTCTCCAAACTATGTTCAAGATGACTTTTTTGAGCATGACAAATACAATCTACTAATATGCAGGCTGAACAATGGGTTAATAAAATGACTAAAGCAGCAGAGAATGAACAGCCAGAAGTAGAATCAGAGGGTCAACCTTATAGGTCAGTATAAGCGTATAACCATCTTTGCTGTCTGTAATGGCTATTAGTGTTAATGGGAAATTGTAAGTTGTTCACCACAACCCTTCACATTTTCCTGTAGGCTTGGATTGGGTGCGAAGCTCTCATGCCAACCTAAACATGGGCCTTCAAACGACCCACTTGAAAAGAAACTACGTGCTAAGTTAAACACTGGAAAAAGAAAAGCTGCTATTAGTGCCAAGGAATATACTCAATCTGCTAGAGATGGAGGTGATAATGAGGATGAAGATGATGGGGATTTAGACAGCAGAACAAGTGCATTTGACAAGAAGCGAGCAAGAGTTCCTATGACTGTATGTTCACAGGCAAATAAAAAACACAAGTAACTATTTTTCTGTGTTTGTAGAGTCCTTGAGGGTTGTCTTTTTTATCTGTCacatatacttttttatttggaatgtCACATATACTTTTCCTGAGGAAGATTTGACTCTATTgagttaattttatataaaatattcatgaGAGGTGTTAACAATGCTTTGAAATCACTCTGATGGACAAGCAGCTCAAAGATTGCAGAGCCCTGATGGGTTCCAAGAAGTTCAAGTATTTCTAGgctaaacttttttctttagGAGAATTTCTAGGCTAAACTTGGTTACTCTAAAACGTTGTGTGTAAAAGTTTAAATGCTATGTATAAAGTTCTGAAAAAAGAATTCATTGTCTTTGTACTATGGAGTCGCCACTAGCTGTATGGTAAACGTCATGTCTTACTACGTTCCTTTTGTAAACATGACACTATTTTAAAATCTATCCCTGCCTCCAAGCGGTCCAAAAAGCTTAATAGGTTCCCCCCGAAAATTGTGGCCTTCAAATATGTTGAAAAAATTTGGGCAATGCTGAAGCATAAACTCAATTCAATGAACCTTAATGCCAATCAAATTAGGTGTGGATATGTGTTTAATAACTACTTGAATGGACACTTGTATTTTTCTGTCATTTTATAACCTTataaaatcatattatttagctaaatcttgtaacttaattaattctttttagcatttttaatgGAGATATTCAGAGTTCAAATCTCCTTtctccaactatcaaattattaaataaaaaggttaTACTATTTATTCCCTCCCTAATCAACATATTATTCTTCATTACTTTAACAACTGATATTTTAGGCTTTTATCTATCtcctttaattttcttaaaattaattaattcactcTTTCTCAACATTGCATTGATTGCTTTCAATTGCATATGCCCAATCATCTTAAACTTATGCATATGCTTCCAATTGGATGTgattcttctttatcttttcctcAAGAGGAACCACCTTCATCTTGAACTTATGTTTTCATTCTTGATCCATCTTTCCTAGAATACCCATTCGTCTATCAAAATGTTCTCATTTTGGTTATGCTTGTTTGAAGAACATGTTGCTTCTTAACAGATCAACAATTTGTACCATAGATCATAAAAAGTCTTCTAcagttttataaatattttatgattaCACCATAATTCTGATTATGGGTGTGCATAGGACTTGATAACTTGACTCAATCCAATCTAaatgaaatgaattttattttcgtGGGTTTGCTGGGTGTATATTGATTATTGAGttgagtttttctttaaaatataagttttttttttttttttttttttttttttttttttttttttttttttttttttttttcaatataagaaaataatatcgTAGCCTTTGGCCAAATTATTTCATTTACTATTCCAGAAATCTCATGGACCAATAATATAGTGGATGAAATTCTGTATTATACCACaactacaaaataattatctattttcACACATTGGTGAGTTTACAACTAGTTTAAATAAATCTAATTTGCCTCACAAGGTTTTCAAATGATAATAGTCAAGCTTTTCATACAATATCCACATCAAATAttcaaagaatataaaaatgttTCTTCATTATAAGTATAGTTTGATAttcaaaactatttttggtaaaaccccaaattagtaaacaccacttaccaTATTAGCTTTGCAAGACCAACAACCAACCACTTTTGATTCACCTCCATCAATTACATGAATCTTCCACTGTCCTAATGCTTTAATAGTATAAATGTGGACAACACtaatatttctcaattttttcattgatttacTTGCTGTGTGATCCAATTGTTCTATTCCCCAAATGAATAAGCTTGATAAAAAATAGATTGATAAAGTCaacgatttttttattttatttttttatggaagaaaaaataaacaccTATTAGATTTAGAATACTGCTAGACCTTGAATAATTCCAAGATTGTGGGGATAATTTGAAAGGTCAACGCATAGATAAGAGATCAAACGTGCGTGTGTGGTGCAGCTTAACGAGGGGAAGCTTATATATaacttatataatttatatactTGACATCATTATTAATCTGCTGCAATAATGAGCAGTACAtcatgataaaattttaatgttattgAGTGAATACAATCGTGGACACATGCATGTAGAGGAATCCAGGTCCCATATAATAACATCAGACCAAAACACAAGCTGTGGTTGATTCTGCTTACCATGAATATTCCATGAATTATTTGAAGCATAAACAGCACGTTAAGAGCACTAAATCTTCACCAAGTCAATGAATAAGATTTGATGTCTTGTTATAAATAGCAGAATAAGGAAAAGTCATTCTTCACAGTCAGCAAAGAAAGCATAATAAAAGGACTCTTTCAAGTTCATCTTGT
Protein-coding regions in this window:
- the LOC115975823 gene encoding uncharacterized protein LOC115975823 translates to MGTKETLHKIGLPQIVKLDMGLKLAEQWVNKMTKAAENEQPEVESEGQPYRLGLGAKLSCQPKHGPSNDPLEKKLRAKLNTGKRKAAISAKEYTQSARDGGDNEDEDDGDLDSRTSAFDKKRARVPMTVCSQANKKHK